The Desulfovibrio piger DNA segment CTTTGCTGCGGGCTATTTTTCGGGCGTCAGGCATGGGCAGAGCATCTGGCGCCGGGGCAGGGCGGCCCCTTCCGGAGGGCGACATCCTGCCTGTCCGGCTTCCTTATGCGACAGCAGGCGGGCATGGACGCGGCAGCCGATGGCGTAGGGGGGCAGCCACTGCCGCCACTGTGGTGTCGCGGCGTCGATGGCAAGCCGTGCCAGATCCAGGCAGGCGGTGCAGGAAGCACAGGGGGCATCCGGCAGTTCCAGAACGCAGCAGGCATCCGGGGATTGCTCCAGCGTGGCCATGAGGCTGACGGTGCGGTGGCGCAGATCCAGCTCGGCATCCATGACCGTGGCGCAGGCCTCGGCATCATAGCCCAGTTCTTCATAAGCCATCCAGATCACTTCGCCGTTCATGCGCCCGTACAGGGGATGGCTGTTCCGCAGGCGTTTTTTTTCAGCATCGGGCAGCGTGGCGCTGTCCACCAGGGGAAGGGTGTCGTCCATGGTCCTCCAGAGGCAAAAAAAGGGGCCGGCAGGGCCGGCCCCAGGATGATGGCTGAGGCGGGTGTTACTTCAGCAGGCCCTGCAGGGTCTGCTTGCCCTTGCTGATGGTCTGGTCGAATTCCTGCTGCAGGGATTCCATCAGTTCCTTGACGGAAACGATGCTGTTGACACGGGCCACGTTGGCGCCGCAGAAGGCGAAGCCGCGTTCCAGGTTGCCCTTCATGGCGCTGATGAGGGCCTGGGCGATGCAGTAGGGCGTCTTTTCCTGGTCGCAGGTATGCACGCAGTGGAAGACGCACTTGAAGGGTTTTTTGTTGCCCTGGCGGGCGGCCTCGATGAAGTCGTTCTGCAGGGCGCGGCCGGGCATGCCCACCGGGCTCTTGATGATGGTGATGTCTTCCTCGCGGGCAGCAATGTAGCTCTGCTTGAAGCGGTCATCGGCATCACATTCCTTGGTGGCCACGAAGCGGGTCCCCATCTGGACGCCGGAAGCGCCGAGGTCGAGGAATTTTTTGATGTCTTCGCCGGTGTAGATGCCGCCGGCGGCGATGACGGGCACGGCGCGGCCTTTCTGGTCTTCAAGGCGCTTGGCGGCTTCGACCACCTGGGGGACCAGGACTTCCAGGGCGAAGTTCGGGTCGTTGATCTCTTCACGCTTGAAGCCGAGGTGGCCGCCGGCCTTGGGGCCTTCCACCACGAAGGCGTCGGGCAGGTAGTCGAAGCGGGAGAGCCACTTGCGGGCGATCAGGGTCGCCGCGCGGGCGGAAGAGACGATGGGGACCAGCTTGGTCTTGAACTCTTCCTTTTTTTCTTCGCAGGCCTGCAGGAGATGCTTGGGCATCTCCAGGGGCAGACCGGCACCGGAAAAGATGATGTCGGCACGGTTTTCGATGGCCGTGCGCACCATCTGGCTGAACGTGGTCAGCGCCACCATGATGTTGACGCCGATGATGCCCTGGGTCTTTTCCCGGGCCTTGGTCAGCTCCTGGCGCAGGGCGCGCAGGTTGGCTTCGATGGGGTTCTTGGCCACGTCGGGCTCTTTCATCCCGATCATGGCTCCGGCGATGACGCCGATGCCGCCCTGATTGGCAACAGCAGAGGCGAGGCCGGAAAGGGAAATGCCAACACCCATGCCGCCTTGGACGATGGGCATTTTAGCGGTCAGGTCTCCAATGGACAAAGAAGGAAAAGCCATGATGCAACCTCCAACATGGCGCTATAAGGTAAAGCCCTCGAGGGGCGGTATTGAAATCAATTTTCGGAAAGCATTACCAGAAAAACCTTATTTTCACAAGGCCGCTGTCTCTGTCAGGCATGGCAAAGTGCCTGATAGTCGCACCAGCGGCAACCTTCGCCCGGACGGCCGGTGAAATCAGGGCCGTGCTCCATATGCCAGAGCAGCAGGGAGAGGACGTCAAAGCATTGACGGATGCGTTCGCCATTGTCCAGATCCAGCCTGGGCCCGAACAGCCAGTATTCCCGCCCCTTGTCGCGCAGTTCCACCAGGGCGGCGTCGTGCAGATCCTTGAAACCGGCGGCGTGCAGCATGCACAGGTAGGCGGGCAGCTGGATCATGCGCAGCTTCTCGGCCAGCTGGTCGAAAGCCCCGGCGGCCAGCCGGCGGCGTTCCTCAAGAGGGATCCCTGCGTCCCGGACCTGCGCCATGTGGACGAACAGGGCTTCGTCATCCCATAAGGCACCGGCAGGACTGTTGATGGTACCGGTCTTGTAATCCACGATGCAGAGGCCGTCCTCACGCCTGTCCAGTCTGTCCAGGCGTCCCTTGAAGGTATATTCCCGGCCGTTGCAGCTGATGACCTGGGTCAGGGGATATTCCAGTTCCAGGATGGTGGCTTCCGGCTGATTGCAAAGATATTCCTCCAGACGGCGCGGGGCCGCCATGGAGAACATCATCAGGCTGTCGGGCGGCAGCTGGGTCCGCAGGTCGTGTCTTTCCATCTGGCGCTGCAGTTCGGCACGCATGACGGCCATGTCGAAGGTCCCGGCATCCACCAGCTTGCCGCGATACGGACGGTAGAGCTGCTGCAGCACGTCGTGCAGCACGGAGCCCACTTCTGCCGGATCGTCTCTTTCGTTGACCTCCTGGACGGGCCGGAAGCGGCACAGATGTTTCCAGACGAAGGACAGCGGGCAATGCAGATAGGTATCCAGGGCCGTGGGAGAGATGGGCGCGGCCAGAAAGGCTCGCATGGCATCCTGCAAGGCCTGGTTGCGCTTCAGGGACAGCTCGCGGGGCGGCATGGGGGCCACGGCACAGGTGGCCACAGCCAGCGGCGGCGTGCCCGGCTTGAGGATGGCCCCGGTGCGCTGCTCGTGCGCCCAGATGAGCTGCTCCACAAAACGGCTGCGGGCCTTCTTGCTGTCCATGAGTCCGGAACGGCCCTGGCTCTCCTGCCAGTAAAAATGCACCTCGCGGGCGCAGGCACACAGGCGGTAGAGGGTGTGGGAGGCCGCCCGTTCCCGGCGGCGGGCATCAGGCAGGCCGAGGATGCGGCGCAGGCTGTCCGGCAGCAGGGGATCCTGGCCTGGGGTACCGGGCAGGACGTCGTCGGTGGCATCGATGATGAAGATGCGGTCGAACTGGAGCAGACGGCTTTCCAGCATGCCCAGCACCTGCACACCACCCAGCGGATCGGCCTCGAAGGGGATGCGCTGCTGTTGCAGCAGCTGGCGAGCCAGACCGTGCAGAAGGCGGGAGTCCATCTCCTCGCCGGACAGGGCATTGTGCTGCAGTTCCGGCACGCAGTGGCGTACGAGCCGGTACAGGGCCTCGGCATCCAGGGGGAAGCGTTCCCAGACGGCCTGTCCGTGGCGGGTCAGGAAGTCGCTCAGGCGCAGCAGGGCGCCGGCCAGGCCGGACAGCGTGGAAACGGCGCCGAAATCCTCCAGCAGCAGGTGCAGCAGTTCTTCCAGCAGCGCGCGCTCGGGACCGGGGGCAGGGAGGGCACCGTCCGTGGCGTCCTCTCCGGCGGGAGCACCCATGCTTTCTTCGCCTTCGGCCAGGGTGGCCAGCAGATCCTCATGGGCCACCAGGCGCCTGCCGCTGCGGATGCGGCGCTCCAGACGGCGGAGCAGGGGGCGCAGGGACTGCCCCGTGCCGGGCTCTTCCCCGGGCGCGGCGGCCTGGAGCATGCCCAGATAGGGGTGGCGCAGGCAGGCCAGCAGATAGCGCCAGTAGAAAAGCCCGTCCTTGTCCCGTCCTTCATGCAGGCGGAACAGGCTGTCCAGCAGATGGAAGAGGGGCGAACGATCCAGCGGATAGCCCATGGAGATGTTGACTTCCTTGTCCGGCAGATGGTGCAGCACGGGCAGCAGAAGGTCGCCGTGGGTCAGGAGGATGGCCGTGGATGCCTCCGAAGGGGCATCCAGATCCTGTTGCAGGGCCTTGAGTTGGGAGTGGAGGTCATAACCCGCGAAATAGTGCCATTTTTGCGCGTCTTCCACCGGAGAGGGCGCGTCCGCCTCCCAGGGCCGGGCCGTGGCCTGCCAGCGCTGCAGCCACTGGACGTGTTCCTGACAGGCCCAGTGCACAGGCGGCCGCTCTTCCTCATCATGCCGGGCCAGGGCCGGATCCGTGTGCAGGCAGACACGGGCACCGGCCTGCCAGAGACTGCGGAGCAGGATGTCCTCGGTCTCGGTGAGCAGGGAAAAACCGGCCAGCAGCACGGGATGCCCGTCAGCCGGGCGCAGCAGATCGGGGATGTCCTCCGCATGGCGGGCGGCCAGCCAGAAGTCATGGCCCGGCGTGGTCCAGCCCTTTTGGGCCAGCGCCGCCACATAGGCATCGCGGATGCGCCCCAGAGCCCCCAGCAGGGCCGCGGCCGGGGGGCTCACCTCGTCGATGAAGGGCAGGTCGTCCGTGACCATGTTCTGGCCCAGCAGTTCTTCCAGCAGATTGGCCAGACGTATGCCCCAGGGCAGGAAGGCGTCCGGGGACAGTTTGCCGAAGCGTTTTTCCAGCTCGTGGTCTTCGTCGGCCAGATCGAGGACGCAGTCCCGCAACAGGGCCACCCTGTCCAGCAGGCAGGCCGTACGCAGCGGCACGGGGCTGGCATGCATGCGCCACAGGCGCACCATGTCCGGCAGGGAAAGGACCTTGGGCAGCAGGCCGGTGGTCCCGGCAGCGGCATAGATGTCCACAAGATAGCGCCACGGACGATTGTGGGGGACGATGGTGACGGCATCACCCGGCCGTCCGTCGCTCCAGAGGTCGGTGGCCTGTTTCAGGGCAGGTAGGAAGGGCTGCTGCCAGGAAAAGATATGGAAGGGGCTGCTCATGCCTCGTCCTCACAGAAGTAGCGGGGATAGGCCCCAAGATCCGTAAACAGTTCCGAAGCGCTGTCGGGTTCCACCAGGCGGAAAGACTGCCTGTCCAGATAGATGAGCAGGCCGCGGGCCACGGTGGTGCCGCTCTGTTCCAGACAGCGCAGATAGCGCTGCACTTGCCGGACATGCTCGTCCATGACCCTGCCGCTCTTGTAGTCCACCACCAGGGTCCCCCAGGACAGGGGGACGATGAGGTCGGCACGCAAAAGGTCCCGGCGGGAACCGTCGGCGGCCAGCATGGATTGCTCCGGCACACCGCGCCGCTGCCAGAGGCCGAACTGGGGCAGACGCAACAACCAGAGCAGGCAGGATTCCATGTCGGCGGCAACGCTTTCCCTGTCGGGGGCGTCCTGTCCGTCGGCAAGGGGGATGGTGGCGAGCACTTCCCGCACGGCAGCTCTGATGTTGTCCTCGCTGAGGCCGCCCAGAGGCAGCTGCTCCAGACAGGCATGGAGCAGGGTGCCGCGATCCCGTGCGGAAAAGTGCATCCGTTCCAGCTGGTTGCGGTAGATCTTGAGCCGGGGCAACCATTGCATGGGACGCCAGTCTTCTTCCGGGTCATGCGGCACTGCCGTCTGTCCGCCGGAGAGCTGGTCGGGAGTGCTATCGGCTCCTGCGGTTTCTGCTGCCGGGGCCGTATCGTCTTCTCCTTCCTCCGCCACAGCAGGCTGGACCGGATGCAGCACGTCGTCTCCGCCTTCCAGCAGGTAGGGGACATCGAGTCCGGCCTGCTGCCAGAGGACATCCAGGGCGTGGCTGCCGCAGCCCTTGCGCACGGTGGCGGCGCTGGTACGGAAGACGAGGAGCTCTTCCCGTGCCCGGGTAAAGGCCACATAGAACTGGTTGAGCAGTTCCATGGCCTGCCGCAACAGGGCTTCGTAGTAGACCCTGCCGCAATGCGGGCCGTTCTTGCAGACCATGCGCAGGCCGTCTTCCTCCATGAGCACCGGGTCGCTCGCCTTCAGGGTGGCATCGGTCCAGGGCAGGAGGACCACAGGAGCCTCGAGGCCCTTGGATTTGTGGACGGTCATGATGCGAACGGCGTCGATGCCCTCAGGCATGGGGACTTTTTCCTCCTCGCCCTTTTCCTGCCAGTGGGCCAGAAAGTCGGGCAGGGTGGCCAGGCCCTGATCCTCGGCATTCTTGAGCACTTCAAGGAAGCAGCGCAGGAAAACATCGGCATCGGGATAGCGTTCGAAGACCTGCAGGCGGTCATACCATTCCATGACCGTGTCGTAGGGCGTCATGAGCCCGGCCTGATTGTGGAAAGGCGCCAGGACGGAGGCCCAGAAGCCGGGGAAGTTCCGTTGCAGATGCTGCACCAGGGGGATGCTGCCCCTGTCCACGCAACTGTCGTGCAAAGCCTGAAGGTCGGGGACAGGCAGGGGGCCCTGCTGCACCAGACTGCCCGTGACCACGGTCCAGAGGGCCAGCTCGTCTTCCGCGTTGCACAGGAACTGCAGCAGGGCCACGCTCTGGATCACCAGAGGATGGGTGGACAGCAGCAGGCTGTTCTCCGTGACGATGGGGATGTCGGCCGCTGCCAGATCCTCGGCCACCAGTGCGGCCTGGGCATTGCTGCGCACCAGCACCATGATCTCCTGCCAGCGACGGCGCGGGGCCAGTTCCTGCCGGAGCACATGGCGCAGGCGCGCCAATACGGCGGTGTTGAGTTCTTCGCTGCTGTCACCGTCGATGGCTTCCACGCGCACAAGGCCGCCGGGAGGCGAGCTGGGCGAAAAATCCTGGGCCGTCCCGGCATAGCCCGCGGCCACACGTTCGGCATAGCTGTCCAGCAGATCGTCCGGCGTGTCCTGCGGCATCAGGGCGGCAAGGGCCTGCCGGGCTACGGCGGCATCCTCCAGAGGCGAGAACAGGGCATTGTTGTGCGCGATGACCTGACGGCAGCTGCGCCAGTTGGCCGTGAGCGTCTCGTGGCGCACATCCGGGGCCAGAAGGCGCAAGGGAGCTTCGATGCCGTCAAAAAGGGCGGCATCCCCGCCACGCCAGCCGTAGATGGCCTGCTTGACGTCGCCCACCCAGGTCAGGGAACCGCCCCGGGAAAGGGCCTCTTCCACCAGCGGGCTCAGGGCCTGCCACTGTTCGCGGCTGGTGTCCTGGAATTCGTCCAGCAGGAAATACTGCAGGCGGCTGCCCAGACGGCACAGGGCCTCGGAGACGCCAAAGCTGCCGCTGAGCACCAAGGCGGCCATCTCCGGCACCAGGACGGCGGGCAGGGTGCCTTCCTGCTGCTGGTTGGCCCGCATGGCGTGGACCAGCAACGTGGCCAGCTGGACGGCCGGGGCAAAATTGCGGGCCGAACGCAGCAGGGCATGACGGCGGCTGAAATCCGGCAGCCAGGACGTCAGTGCCTCCAGTACCGACAGCAGTTCTTCCGTACGCTTCGTTTTGGCCGTGAGGAATTTGTCGACCTCGGGCTCGGCGATGGACTTGAGCTTGAAGGCCCCTTCGTCCCGCTCCTGAAGGCGCACCAGGGCCTTGCGGCTCGTGGCATGGAGCTTGGTCTTGGCCTGCTCCTCCGCGTCGAGGACAGCCCGGATCAGGCCGCGCGTCCTGTTCCAGAGCTGCTGGTGGCGGCTTTCCAGCTCTTCCGGGCTGGCGATATCCGTGAATTCGTCGCGCAGGATGCCATCCAGCAGGGGGCGGATGATGTCGCCCAGCTTTTCCCCCGCATTGAAGCCCTTGCTCTGCTGCACATGGACGATGGCCCAGTAAAGGTCGCGCAGCAGTTTTTCCATCTTCTCGTTGCCCTGGGAGGCCTGGTTGAGCAGGGTATCGAGATAGGGCGTCACGGCATCCATGCTCACGAAGGCGGGCTGGAAATCCGGGGGCAGATCCAGCTGCAGGGCGGCCGAACGCACGATGGCGTGGAGCAGGCTGTCGATGGTGCGGATGTTGAGGCTGGCCAGATCTCGCAGGATGACGTCCAGCCAGCGGGCGGCCATGTCGGGCGTCAGGGGGATGCCTTTTTCCGGCGTGCCCAGGGCGATGGCCTTGAGGCGGCCGATGACGCGGTCGCGCATCTCGCCGGCGGCGGCATTGGTGAAGGTGATGGCCAGGATCTCGTCCCAGCCCGAGGGGCCGGTGCCCAGCCCGCAGGAGGCGGCAGCGGCCGGTGCCGGGGCCCCGCAGGCCGCCAGCAGACACAAAAAACGCCGGGTCAGGTCATAGGTCTTGCCTGACCCGGCGGATGCCTTGACTTGATACAGACTAGCCATGCGTCTCCTGCTGCGGCAGCATACCGGCCAGCATGCCCTGCCCCGTGGATTCCAGGGCGGCGCGCCAGAGATCGGAATAGATGTTGAGCTTGCGGCGGCGGCGCGTCACCAGCTCCAGCGGCAGATGCACGTAGCGGTCCTGGATCTTGCCCACCACCATGTCGGTGCGCCCGGCCATGGCCGCATGGACGGCGTACTGGCCCAGGAAGCCGCAGTAGACCTTGTCGTTGGCCGTGGCCGGCACGGAGCGGATGATGTAGCTGGGGTCGATGTACTTGAGCGCGTGGGGGATGCCGCGGGCGTCCATATAACGCTTGATCTCGGAGCGCAGCAGGTCGGCCACGTCGCCCAGCAGCAGGTTGCCCGAGGCGTCGGTGACGCCGGAACGGTCCAGCAGATGCTGGCCGGCGCCCTCGGCCGCCACGATGACGGCGTGATGGCGGCTTTTCAGGCGTTCTTCCAGCGCGGGCAGCAGGCCGCCTTCCCCTTCGAGGGTGAAGGGCGCTTCCGGCACCAGGACAAAGTTCACTTCCTTCATGGCCAGCGTGGCCTGGGCGGCGATGAAGCCCGATTCCCGGCCCATGAGCTTGACCAGGCCGATGCCGTTGGGCATGCCCCGGGCCTCGGTGTGGGCGCATTCGATGGCCTCGGTGGCCTTGTAGACGGCGGTCTCGAAGCCGAAGGACTGGGGGATGAAGTTGATGTCGTTGTCGATGGTCTTGGGGATGCCGATGACGGCGATCTTGAGGTTGCGCGCCTGCACTTCGCGGCTGATGCTCAGGGCGGCCTTCATGCTGCCGTCACCACCGATGACGAACAGGATGCTGACGTTGGAGCGTTCCAGGCTGTCCACGATCTCTTCCGCGGACTGGGGACCGCGCGACGAGCCCAGGATGGTGCCGCCGAAGCGGTGGATGTCGGCCACGCGTTCGGGCGTCAGTTCCATGGGCTGATGCCCGCAGGCCGGGATGAAGCCTTCCAGCCCGTAGCGGATGCCCATGATGGAGGGCACATGGTAGGCGTGGTGCGCCTCCATGACGATGGCGCGGATGACGTCATTGAGCCCCGGGCAAAGGCCACCGCAGGTCACGATGGCGCATTTTGCCCGGCTGGGATCGAAGTAAAGTTTTTTCCGGGGGCCGGCAGCCTCGAAATCCAGACATACGGGTTCGGTGAACTCGTCGCAGAGTTCCCTGTCCACCTGTATGGGCAGGCGCACGTCATCCACCCAGGTACGGTAGGGCAGCCTGGACGTGAGTTTGGGGGTGCCGAGAGTACGGATGCTGGTATCGATGGCGCCGGTTTTGGTCATGCTTCACCTCGTGGTGGGATGCTCGGTTCAGGCAGGCTGCGAAAAGCAGTCGCGCATGGCGGCGATGGAAAGGGCCAGGAAGGCATCCAGCGGCAGGCCCGCCTGTTCGCACTGGCGGATGTTGTCGCGGCAGACGCTGGCGGCAAAGGCCTTGTCCTTCATCTTTTTCTTGATGCTCTTGACTTCCATGCCTTCATAGCCCGTGGGCCGCATCAGGGCGGCGGCGCTGATAAGGCCGGTGATGGTCTCGCCGCAGCGCAGGGCGAAGT contains these protein-coding regions:
- a CDS encoding UvrD-helicase domain-containing protein, yielding MASLYQVKASAGSGKTYDLTRRFLCLLAACGAPAPAAAASCGLGTGPSGWDEILAITFTNAAAGEMRDRVIGRLKAIALGTPEKGIPLTPDMAARWLDVILRDLASLNIRTIDSLLHAIVRSAALQLDLPPDFQPAFVSMDAVTPYLDTLLNQASQGNEKMEKLLRDLYWAIVHVQQSKGFNAGEKLGDIIRPLLDGILRDEFTDIASPEELESRHQQLWNRTRGLIRAVLDAEEQAKTKLHATSRKALVRLQERDEGAFKLKSIAEPEVDKFLTAKTKRTEELLSVLEALTSWLPDFSRRHALLRSARNFAPAVQLATLLVHAMRANQQQEGTLPAVLVPEMAALVLSGSFGVSEALCRLGSRLQYFLLDEFQDTSREQWQALSPLVEEALSRGGSLTWVGDVKQAIYGWRGGDAALFDGIEAPLRLLAPDVRHETLTANWRSCRQVIAHNNALFSPLEDAAVARQALAALMPQDTPDDLLDSYAERVAAGYAGTAQDFSPSSPPGGLVRVEAIDGDSSEELNTAVLARLRHVLRQELAPRRRWQEIMVLVRSNAQAALVAEDLAAADIPIVTENSLLLSTHPLVIQSVALLQFLCNAEDELALWTVVTGSLVQQGPLPVPDLQALHDSCVDRGSIPLVQHLQRNFPGFWASVLAPFHNQAGLMTPYDTVMEWYDRLQVFERYPDADVFLRCFLEVLKNAEDQGLATLPDFLAHWQEKGEEEKVPMPEGIDAVRIMTVHKSKGLEAPVVLLPWTDATLKASDPVLMEEDGLRMVCKNGPHCGRVYYEALLRQAMELLNQFYVAFTRAREELLVFRTSAATVRKGCGSHALDVLWQQAGLDVPYLLEGGDDVLHPVQPAVAEEGEDDTAPAAETAGADSTPDQLSGGQTAVPHDPEEDWRPMQWLPRLKIYRNQLERMHFSARDRGTLLHACLEQLPLGGLSEDNIRAAVREVLATIPLADGQDAPDRESVAADMESCLLWLLRLPQFGLWQRRGVPEQSMLAADGSRRDLLRADLIVPLSWGTLVVDYKSGRVMDEHVRQVQRYLRCLEQSGTTVARGLLIYLDRQSFRLVEPDSASELFTDLGAYPRYFCEDEA
- a CDS encoding ATP-dependent 6-phosphofructokinase; translated protein: MTKTGAIDTSIRTLGTPKLTSRLPYRTWVDDVRLPIQVDRELCDEFTEPVCLDFEAAGPRKKLYFDPSRAKCAIVTCGGLCPGLNDVIRAIVMEAHHAYHVPSIMGIRYGLEGFIPACGHQPMELTPERVADIHRFGGTILGSSRGPQSAEEIVDSLERSNVSILFVIGGDGSMKAALSISREVQARNLKIAVIGIPKTIDNDINFIPQSFGFETAVYKATEAIECAHTEARGMPNGIGLVKLMGRESGFIAAQATLAMKEVNFVLVPEAPFTLEGEGGLLPALEERLKSRHHAVIVAAEGAGQHLLDRSGVTDASGNLLLGDVADLLRSEIKRYMDARGIPHALKYIDPSYIIRSVPATANDKVYCGFLGQYAVHAAMAGRTDMVVGKIQDRYVHLPLELVTRRRRKLNIYSDLWRAALESTGQGMLAGMLPQQETHG
- a CDS encoding PD-(D/E)XK nuclease family protein gives rise to the protein MSSPFHIFSWQQPFLPALKQATDLWSDGRPGDAVTIVPHNRPWRYLVDIYAAAGTTGLLPKVLSLPDMVRLWRMHASPVPLRTACLLDRVALLRDCVLDLADEDHELEKRFGKLSPDAFLPWGIRLANLLEELLGQNMVTDDLPFIDEVSPPAAALLGALGRIRDAYVAALAQKGWTTPGHDFWLAARHAEDIPDLLRPADGHPVLLAGFSLLTETEDILLRSLWQAGARVCLHTDPALARHDEEERPPVHWACQEHVQWLQRWQATARPWEADAPSPVEDAQKWHYFAGYDLHSQLKALQQDLDAPSEASTAILLTHGDLLLPVLHHLPDKEVNISMGYPLDRSPLFHLLDSLFRLHEGRDKDGLFYWRYLLACLRHPYLGMLQAAAPGEEPGTGQSLRPLLRRLERRIRSGRRLVAHEDLLATLAEGEESMGAPAGEDATDGALPAPGPERALLEELLHLLLEDFGAVSTLSGLAGALLRLSDFLTRHGQAVWERFPLDAEALYRLVRHCVPELQHNALSGEEMDSRLLHGLARQLLQQQRIPFEADPLGGVQVLGMLESRLLQFDRIFIIDATDDVLPGTPGQDPLLPDSLRRILGLPDARRRERAASHTLYRLCACAREVHFYWQESQGRSGLMDSKKARSRFVEQLIWAHEQRTGAILKPGTPPLAVATCAVAPMPPRELSLKRNQALQDAMRAFLAAPISPTALDTYLHCPLSFVWKHLCRFRPVQEVNERDDPAEVGSVLHDVLQQLYRPYRGKLVDAGTFDMAVMRAELQRQMERHDLRTQLPPDSLMMFSMAAPRRLEEYLCNQPEATILELEYPLTQVISCNGREYTFKGRLDRLDRREDGLCIVDYKTGTINSPAGALWDDEALFVHMAQVRDAGIPLEERRRLAAGAFDQLAEKLRMIQLPAYLCMLHAAGFKDLHDAALVELRDKGREYWLFGPRLDLDNGERIRQCFDVLSLLLWHMEHGPDFTGRPGEGCRWCDYQALCHA
- a CDS encoding NAD(P)H-dependent flavin oxidoreductase → MAFPSLSIGDLTAKMPIVQGGMGVGISLSGLASAVANQGGIGVIAGAMIGMKEPDVAKNPIEANLRALRQELTKAREKTQGIIGVNIMVALTTFSQMVRTAIENRADIIFSGAGLPLEMPKHLLQACEEKKEEFKTKLVPIVSSARAATLIARKWLSRFDYLPDAFVVEGPKAGGHLGFKREEINDPNFALEVLVPQVVEAAKRLEDQKGRAVPVIAAGGIYTGEDIKKFLDLGASGVQMGTRFVATKECDADDRFKQSYIAAREEDITIIKSPVGMPGRALQNDFIEAARQGNKKPFKCVFHCVHTCDQEKTPYCIAQALISAMKGNLERGFAFCGANVARVNSIVSVKELMESLQQEFDQTISKGKQTLQGLLK